One Chroococcidiopsis sp. TS-821 genomic window carries:
- a CDS encoding glycosyltransferase family 2 protein translates to MISVITPVYNGAKYIENCLKVVIEQNCSDLEHIIVDGGSTDATVDIIKKYAQEYSHIRWLSEKDRGQSDAMNKGIHMAKGNIIAILNVDDFYEPNVLNRVSAIFKNLPEPSLLVGNCNILDDDDNLKRVNKPKRLKITDLLVGYNINPFPFNPSAYFYHKQLHEKVGLYEVDEHYAMDVDFLLKAVQVANVKYINETWGNYRQIAGTKTVNDINSGQNAIRLRQLMQKYHQQLPVHKQWLVAVKREYYKAEKRIEYFSKNPNEILPRIGKRLGIRTS, encoded by the coding sequence ATGATCAGTGTAATTACGCCGGTATACAATGGCGCAAAATATATTGAGAATTGCCTTAAGGTTGTTATCGAGCAAAATTGCTCAGATTTAGAGCATATTATTGTCGATGGTGGTTCAACTGATGCAACAGTAGATATTATCAAAAAATACGCTCAAGAGTATTCGCACATTCGTTGGCTATCAGAAAAAGATCGCGGACAATCGGATGCGATGAATAAAGGAATTCACATGGCAAAAGGAAACATCATCGCGATTTTAAACGTTGATGATTTTTATGAGCCTAATGTTTTAAATCGCGTATCTGCTATCTTTAAGAATTTACCTGAACCAAGTTTGCTTGTGGGCAATTGCAATATTCTAGATGATGACGACAACTTAAAGCGGGTCAATAAACCAAAAAGACTCAAAATTACCGATCTCTTAGTTGGCTACAATATTAATCCATTTCCTTTTAATCCATCAGCATACTTCTACCACAAACAACTGCATGAAAAAGTAGGACTATACGAAGTCGATGAACATTACGCTATGGATGTAGACTTCTTATTGAAAGCTGTACAAGTAGCGAATGTTAAGTACATTAACGAGACTTGGGGTAATTATCGTCAAATCGCCGGAACAAAAACTGTAAATGATATTAACAGCGGTCAAAACGCAATCCGTTTAAGACAACTCATGCAAAAATATCACCAACAGCTTCCGGTACATAAACAATGGCTCGTCGCGGTTAAACGCGAGTACTATAAAGCAGAAAAGCGAATAGAATACTTTTCTAAAAATCCTAACGAAATTTTACCGCGCATTGGCAAGAGATTAGGAATTCGAACATCTTAA
- a CDS encoding glycosyltransferase produces MNADSQLPLASIIINNYNYSRYLKEAIDSALNQTYPRIEVIVVDDGSTDESPQVITQYGNQIIPILKKNGGQASAFNAGFAASRRDIIFFLDSDDAFYANKVQEIGNLLFKKTLKNPYVMIYHLLECIDTDGVSLGRKLPNALHKVPANLYNYTCKYRFFPYAASPTSGIAMSRALALKIFPIPEQGILTSADEFIVRPALLIGEVYGVEQVLAKYRLHDANNWYGKPKVKNKDFITQIESFLNTKLKENNKRPVVSYFDSMDARNYYLMNGSRKDLLMLIRKIPTWGINKTTIKFGLKTLLLAINFSFKKGTRT; encoded by the coding sequence ATGAATGCTGACAGCCAGCTTCCGCTAGCAAGTATCATCATTAACAACTATAACTATAGTCGTTACTTAAAAGAAGCAATCGACAGCGCGCTCAATCAAACTTATCCTCGCATTGAAGTCATTGTTGTTGATGATGGTTCCACAGATGAATCGCCACAAGTTATTACCCAATATGGTAATCAAATCATTCCCATTTTAAAGAAAAATGGCGGACAAGCTTCAGCGTTTAACGCAGGGTTTGCAGCCTCGCGCCGAGATATTATTTTTTTTCTTGACTCTGATGATGCCTTTTATGCAAATAAAGTTCAAGAGATTGGCAACTTGCTATTCAAAAAGACATTAAAAAACCCTTATGTAATGATCTACCACTTGCTGGAATGTATTGATACTGACGGAGTTTCTTTGGGGCGCAAACTACCTAATGCACTTCATAAGGTACCAGCAAATTTATACAACTATACTTGTAAATACCGATTTTTCCCCTATGCAGCTTCTCCTACAAGTGGAATTGCTATGAGTAGGGCACTAGCATTAAAAATATTTCCAATCCCTGAACAAGGAATACTAACTTCTGCTGATGAATTTATTGTAAGACCAGCACTGCTAATAGGAGAAGTCTATGGAGTTGAGCAAGTATTAGCTAAGTACCGTCTTCACGATGCAAACAATTGGTACGGAAAACCAAAAGTTAAAAACAAAGATTTTATCACTCAAATAGAATCTTTTTTAAATACAAAACTAAAGGAGAATAACAAAAGACCAGTCGTCTCTTATTTTGATTCAATGGATGCCAGAAACTATTATTTAATGAATGGTTCGAGGAAAGATTTATTGATGTTAATAAGAAAGATTCCTACTTGGGGAATTAATAAAACAACAATTAAGTTTGGGTTGAAGACACTTTTATTAGCGATTAACTTCAGCTTCAAGAAAGGTACAAGAACATGA
- a CDS encoding glycosyltransferase, whose protein sequence is MNEANSYPLVSVIINNYNYGRFLPEAIDSVLAQTYPNIEVIVVDDGSTDGSPEVIARYQNKIIPVLKKNGGQASAFNAGFKASRGEIICMLDADDVFIPEKVTKIVNIFHQFPDIGWCFHRLRFVDAKTGEYIKLSRESGTRQCDFRAQLRNDGRLSFYSPATSGLCFGRSLLQQILPMPEVIRITSDNYLKIAAAALSKGYFLDEQLALLRLHGSNNYTEKPNKQHLVSKVAILTAYNLRNEWPFLAKYTNKLFSRGLGIIWRTGKLEADLQQVIKNYISNVSLKDKVNINARAIYHFIRA, encoded by the coding sequence ATGAACGAGGCTAATTCTTATCCACTAGTTAGTGTAATTATTAACAACTATAACTACGGTCGCTTTCTACCTGAAGCAATAGATAGTGTTTTAGCTCAAACATATCCTAACATTGAAGTTATCGTGGTCGATGACGGCTCAACAGATGGTTCACCTGAAGTTATTGCACGTTATCAAAATAAAATCATTCCTGTTCTGAAAAAGAATGGCGGACAAGCATCAGCTTTCAACGCAGGATTTAAAGCGAGCAGAGGTGAGATTATCTGCATGCTTGATGCTGATGATGTATTTATTCCAGAGAAAGTTACAAAAATTGTCAATATATTTCACCAATTTCCAGATATTGGTTGGTGCTTTCATCGCTTAAGATTTGTAGACGCAAAGACTGGGGAGTATATCAAGCTTAGTCGTGAGAGTGGTACGCGCCAATGTGACTTTAGAGCGCAGCTAAGAAATGATGGACGTCTTTCATTTTATAGTCCAGCCACTTCTGGTTTGTGTTTCGGGCGATCGCTGTTGCAGCAAATCCTACCTATGCCTGAAGTTATCAGAATTACCAGTGATAACTATTTAAAAATAGCAGCAGCCGCCCTCAGTAAAGGATATTTTCTTGATGAACAGCTTGCTTTATTGCGATTGCATGGTAGTAACAACTATACTGAAAAACCTAATAAACAACACTTAGTATCAAAAGTTGCCATTCTGACAGCATACAATTTACGTAACGAGTGGCCATTTTTAGCAAAGTATACAAATAAACTTTTCTCGCGCGGTCTTGGCATCATCTGGAGAACAGGAAAATTAGAGGCAGACCTCCAACAAGTAATAAAAAACTATATTTCTAACGTTTCATTAAAGGACAAAGTTAATATAAATGCACGAGCTATTTATCATTTTATCAGAGCATAG
- a CDS encoding glycosyltransferase family 2 protein — MKKVSVVIPVYAAEKYIADAVQSALGQSYQNFEIILVDDGSPDASIEICKQFTDPRIKIVRQNNRGASAARNNGIRHAQGEYIAFLDADDTWVPEKLEKHINHLETSPDVGVSFSYCTFVDEDGKSLGLYNATEYKVITPGAILCRNPIANPSCLVTRRQVLEEIKFQQERNGIVEDCYFDESLRQSEDAECWFRICVKTNWKFEAIPELLATYRLHSVGNSANLLNTLDSWNQMTEKARLYAPQEIAEWEQPAMAYTLRYLARKAVSMSDGSMAVSLSHKAISTHWRILLEEPRRTLVTLTAAYLLCLLPQPFYLGIKKLGLKVISTSQQRRILKDQFRRKSQTIVSSGS; from the coding sequence ATGAAAAAAGTTTCTGTAGTTATTCCAGTTTATGCGGCTGAAAAATATATTGCAGATGCTGTGCAATCTGCTCTAGGACAATCCTATCAGAATTTTGAAATTATCCTTGTTGATGATGGAAGTCCTGACGCAAGTATTGAGATTTGCAAGCAGTTTACAGATCCTCGTATCAAAATTGTTCGTCAAAATAATCGAGGTGCTTCAGCAGCAAGAAACAATGGAATTCGCCATGCACAAGGCGAGTATATAGCTTTTCTAGATGCCGATGATACTTGGGTACCGGAGAAACTAGAAAAGCATATCAACCATTTAGAAACTTCACCTGATGTAGGTGTGAGTTTCAGTTATTGCACCTTTGTTGATGAAGATGGCAAATCACTAGGTCTTTATAATGCTACTGAATATAAAGTCATTACTCCAGGAGCCATACTGTGTCGCAATCCGATCGCAAATCCCTCCTGTTTAGTAACGCGACGACAAGTACTCGAAGAAATTAAATTTCAGCAAGAAAGGAATGGAATTGTCGAAGATTGCTACTTTGACGAAAGCCTGCGCCAATCAGAGGATGCTGAATGCTGGTTCCGCATTTGCGTAAAGACAAACTGGAAATTCGAAGCAATTCCCGAACTTTTGGCAACATACAGATTGCACTCAGTAGGTAATTCAGCTAATCTCCTAAACACCCTAGACTCTTGGAATCAGATGACCGAGAAAGCACGACTTTACGCTCCACAAGAAATAGCCGAGTGGGAACAGCCGGCCATGGCTTACACTTTAAGGTATTTAGCACGTAAAGCAGTATCAATGAGCGATGGCTCAATGGCAGTGAGTCTGAGTCATAAAGCTATATCTACACACTGGCGAATTTTGTTAGAAGAACCTCGCAGGACACTCGTTACCTTAACTGCTGCTTACTTACTTTGTCTCTTACCTCAGCCTTTTTATCTTGGAATCAAAAAGCTAGGATTGAAAGTTATTAGCACTAGTCAGCAACGGCGTATTCTTAAAGATCAGTTCAGACGAAAGTCGCAAACTATTGTTAGTTCTGGCTCTTGA
- a CDS encoding O-antigen ligase, whose amino-acid sequence MRIETAKFLERLEWLFAFFVLQLASGSLIRNVFLNNVQDRTAGLATDHPIMQAIWLCIYVISVSLVLARPRELIVVLQREKLLLLLVGLALFSYYWSALPAITIRRAFALVGTTFFGIYLVTRYNSSQILKLFVWTLSIGAILSPIVSLGFPSIGISPEGGWQGFYMHKNLMGRLMGLNAIFLLLLIPSTNSKKHRRFMWAGVILCSLLVFLSTSKGALVTFFALLILYYLYKSLQWRYTVAIPFFIIAVLIGAVLALLIIGNLETIVVDILGKDLTFTGRTILWEYVLQMIQQRPILGYGYQGFWRGLDGPSAFVLDAVNWAVPHAHNGFLDLTLNLGIVGLSIFILSFLMSTIRALRWLRLTKKVEDLWPLLSLSATLLYNVAESTLLERNHILWILYVVTVFARPASYKQSVKPRYSKPVTTLAR is encoded by the coding sequence TTGAGAATTGAAACAGCCAAGTTTTTAGAAAGATTAGAGTGGTTATTTGCTTTCTTTGTTCTGCAATTAGCTTCAGGGAGTTTAATTAGAAATGTATTCCTAAATAACGTTCAAGACCGCACAGCAGGGCTTGCAACAGACCATCCCATAATGCAAGCAATTTGGTTGTGTATTTACGTCATTTCAGTGAGTCTAGTCCTAGCAAGACCCCGCGAACTAATTGTTGTACTTCAAAGAGAGAAACTTCTGCTTCTCTTAGTAGGACTTGCCCTATTCTCATATTACTGGTCTGCACTTCCTGCAATTACAATTCGTCGCGCTTTTGCTTTAGTTGGAACAACTTTTTTTGGCATATACCTAGTTACAAGATACAATTCTAGCCAAATTCTTAAACTTTTTGTATGGACACTGAGCATAGGTGCAATACTTAGCCCTATAGTATCTTTAGGATTTCCTAGCATAGGAATCTCTCCGGAAGGCGGCTGGCAAGGTTTTTATATGCATAAAAACCTCATGGGTCGTCTTATGGGTTTGAACGCAATCTTTTTGCTGCTTCTCATTCCTTCGACCAACTCAAAAAAGCACCGTCGGTTCATGTGGGCTGGTGTCATACTTTGTAGTTTGCTGGTTTTTCTTTCAACGTCTAAAGGAGCATTAGTAACATTCTTTGCATTACTAATTTTGTATTATTTATATAAATCATTACAGTGGAGATACACTGTTGCTATACCTTTTTTTATCATTGCAGTATTAATAGGTGCAGTTTTAGCTCTACTTATTATAGGAAACTTAGAAACTATAGTTGTTGATATTTTGGGTAAGGATTTGACATTTACTGGGCGTACTATCCTATGGGAGTACGTCTTACAAATGATTCAGCAACGTCCAATCTTAGGATATGGGTATCAAGGATTTTGGAGAGGATTAGATGGTCCTTCGGCATTTGTTTTAGACGCTGTTAACTGGGCAGTTCCGCACGCACACAATGGTTTTTTAGATTTAACGCTTAATTTAGGTATTGTTGGATTATCTATCTTTATTCTCTCATTTTTAATGAGTACTATTCGAGCACTCAGATGGTTGCGCTTGACAAAAAAAGTTGAAGATCTTTGGCCTTTACTTTCTCTCTCTGCTACGCTGCTATATAACGTAGCAGAAAGCACTTTGCTAGAGCGTAATCATATTTTATGGATACTCTATGTGGTTACAGTTTTTGCAAGACCTGCTAGTTATAAGCAATCTGTAAAACCTAGATACAGCAAGCCAGTAACTACATTAGCTAGATAG
- a CDS encoding GumC family protein has protein sequence MESNETIDIDLKRVWLILKRRWLPAAGVFGVVVAAATALASMQRPVYEAQGKLLFRKADRTAAISGLKDINVGELEALAAKANPLNTEIEIIRSVPFLEKTITALNLRNDNGSLLKPQVLASRVNARNIPLTDVLQISYQSEDPEEAAAVVNKVMNLYIENNIITNRAEASAAGEFIAKQLPQMEATVRQAEQALRQFKEQNQVVALDEEAKTAVAAIKQLENQITETQAQLADTTTRSATLQQQVGMNPQEGITLTALNQSPGIQKVLQEYQQVEAELAVQQTRFVGDHPTILSLTERRDALRALLEERVQGAIGNAAATEVSPGNLQMGQIRQELTQNYVNSEIQRLGLVSRLNSLNNTYNAYRQRANVLPRLEQTQRELERRLEAAQSTYETLLRRLQEVRVAENQNMGNARIIEFATVPENASVRKKAMILALGNVLALILAILTICILELSDRSVKTLREARERLDYTLLGTIPYFGGKRFANRRNQEWSIPELPVINLPRSPISEAYRMLQANLKFLSSDKPLKVIVVTSAVPKEGKSTVSANLAAAMAQLGRKVLLVDADMRHPLQHHIWELTNAAGLSDVIVSQAEFESVVTEVIPKLDVLSAGVIPPNPMALLDSKRMASLVQYFSDRYDFVIIDAPPLVLAADAVTLGKMTDGILLVARPGVLDSSSAAAAKESLERSGQNVLGLVANGVIPENESDSYFYYAKEYANEKNFPIEENPTVTTPR, from the coding sequence ATGGAATCTAACGAAACTATTGACATAGACCTTAAAAGAGTTTGGTTGATTTTAAAACGGCGCTGGTTGCCTGCGGCAGGTGTATTCGGCGTTGTTGTAGCTGCAGCAACCGCATTGGCATCAATGCAAAGACCCGTATACGAAGCGCAGGGAAAGCTACTTTTTAGAAAAGCAGATAGAACAGCTGCAATTTCTGGATTAAAAGATATCAACGTCGGCGAGCTAGAAGCACTAGCAGCAAAAGCTAACCCCCTCAATACAGAAATAGAGATTATTCGTTCTGTACCTTTTCTTGAAAAAACAATTACAGCGCTGAATTTAAGGAACGATAACGGTTCGTTATTAAAACCACAAGTCCTGGCAAGCAGGGTGAATGCCAGAAATATTCCACTAACAGATGTCTTGCAGATTTCTTACCAAAGTGAAGATCCAGAAGAAGCGGCAGCAGTTGTCAATAAAGTGATGAATTTGTACATCGAAAACAACATCATCACCAATCGTGCTGAAGCATCGGCGGCGGGAGAATTTATCGCCAAGCAATTGCCGCAAATGGAAGCAACTGTTCGACAAGCAGAACAGGCACTACGTCAGTTCAAAGAACAAAACCAAGTTGTCGCTTTAGATGAAGAAGCTAAAACTGCAGTAGCGGCGATTAAGCAACTAGAAAATCAAATTACCGAAACTCAAGCGCAACTAGCAGACACCACAACCAGAAGCGCAACGCTGCAACAACAAGTAGGAATGAATCCCCAAGAAGGAATTACGCTGACTGCGCTGAATCAATCACCAGGAATACAGAAAGTTTTACAAGAATATCAACAAGTAGAAGCGGAACTAGCTGTACAGCAAACTCGCTTTGTCGGCGATCATCCTACCATCTTAAGTTTAACTGAACGCAGAGATGCACTCAGAGCTTTACTAGAGGAACGCGTGCAAGGTGCCATCGGTAATGCAGCAGCCACAGAAGTTTCACCAGGCAACTTGCAAATGGGTCAAATTCGCCAGGAACTAACACAAAATTATGTCAACTCAGAAATCCAACGATTAGGTTTGGTCAGCCGCCTCAATTCGCTCAATAATACATACAATGCCTACCGCCAAAGAGCCAATGTTCTACCTCGTTTAGAACAAACGCAAAGAGAATTAGAGCGACGTCTAGAAGCTGCTCAATCTACCTACGAAACCTTATTAAGGAGATTGCAAGAAGTTAGGGTAGCTGAAAACCAAAATATGGGTAATGCCCGCATCATTGAATTTGCAACAGTGCCAGAGAATGCATCTGTGCGCAAAAAAGCAATGATTCTTGCGCTGGGTAATGTATTAGCACTGATTCTTGCAATTCTCACAATTTGTATTTTAGAACTCAGCGATCGCTCAGTGAAAACGCTGCGCGAAGCTCGTGAAAGACTGGATTACACGCTGCTGGGTACCATTCCTTACTTTGGTGGTAAAAGATTTGCGAACCGGCGCAATCAAGAATGGTCGATTCCTGAGTTACCAGTAATTAATCTACCGCGATCGCCCATTAGCGAAGCTTATCGGATGCTGCAAGCAAATTTAAAATTCCTCAGTTCGGATAAGCCACTGAAAGTTATTGTTGTCACAAGTGCAGTTCCCAAAGAAGGCAAATCCACGGTATCAGCAAATTTAGCAGCTGCGATGGCACAGCTGGGGCGTAAAGTCTTACTCGTGGATGCGGATATGCGTCACCCATTGCAACACCATATTTGGGAATTAACAAACGCTGCTGGGTTAAGCGATGTTATTGTTTCGCAAGCTGAGTTTGAGTCAGTTGTCACAGAAGTCATTCCCAAGCTTGATGTATTAAGTGCAGGCGTAATTCCACCCAACCCAATGGCACTCCTCGATTCCAAACGGATGGCTTCGTTGGTGCAATACTTCAGCGATCGCTATGACTTTGTCATTATTGATGCACCGCCATTAGTTCTCGCAGCTGACGCGGTGACCCTCGGAAAAATGACTGATGGCATTTTATTAGTAGCGCGTCCAGGTGTGTTAGACTCTTCCAGCGCCGCTGCTGCTAAAGAATCCTTAGAGCGTTCTGGACAAAATGTACTCGGTTTAGTTGCTAATGGTGTCATCCCAGAAAATGAATCAGATAGTTACTTCTACTACGCTAAGGAATACGCCAACGAAAAGAACTTCCCCATTGAAGAAAATCCAACCGTAACAACTCCACGTTAG
- a CDS encoding sulfotransferase domain-containing protein: protein MVMPNFLVIGAAKAGTTALYSYLNQHPQVFMSPEKEPHFFAFEGEKVNFNGTAGAKEWLNRTAITDINIYQQQFREVSKEIAIGEASALYLYIPKAAIRIQYHIPKVKLIIILRNPVERAYSAFIFQKRDGLEPDFDFAQALKAEKSRIENNWVPIYYYQDMGFYYHQIKRYFDLFPQEQIRVYLYDDFTANPTQILQDAFRFLNVDDTFIPNTSTRHNVSGIPKSKALHEFLRAENHPVKTVLKPLIPKKIRRDVMLKLHNNNLEKAPPLAREIRQQLTDMYREDILKLQDLLQRDLSSWLVDKKG from the coding sequence ATGGTAATGCCTAATTTTTTAGTTATAGGTGCAGCTAAAGCAGGAACAACTGCTCTTTATAGCTATCTCAATCAGCATCCGCAGGTATTCATGAGTCCAGAAAAAGAACCACATTTTTTTGCTTTTGAAGGTGAAAAAGTAAACTTTAATGGAACAGCAGGTGCAAAAGAGTGGTTGAACCGTACAGCCATTACAGATATTAATATTTATCAACAGCAATTTCGTGAGGTATCGAAAGAAATAGCTATTGGAGAAGCTTCTGCTTTGTATTTATATATTCCTAAAGCCGCAATCCGAATTCAGTATCACATACCAAAGGTAAAGCTAATTATAATCTTACGCAATCCAGTCGAAAGAGCTTACTCCGCATTTATTTTTCAAAAACGAGATGGGCTTGAACCTGATTTCGACTTTGCTCAAGCACTCAAAGCAGAAAAATCAAGAATCGAAAATAACTGGGTACCGATTTATTACTATCAAGATATGGGCTTTTATTATCATCAAATTAAACGCTATTTCGACTTGTTTCCTCAAGAGCAAATTAGAGTTTATCTTTATGATGATTTTACTGCAAATCCTACACAAATATTACAAGATGCATTTCGATTTTTAAATGTAGACGATACTTTTATACCTAATACGTCAACTAGACATAATGTTTCAGGAATTCCTAAAAGCAAGGCATTGCATGAATTTCTAAGAGCAGAAAATCATCCAGTTAAAACTGTTCTCAAGCCACTCATACCAAAAAAAATACGCCGCGATGTCATGCTCAAACTACACAATAATAATTTAGAGAAAGCACCTCCTCTTGCACGAGAAATTCGTCAACAACTAACCGATATGTACAGAGAAGATATTTTAAAATTACAAGACCTTTTACAGAGAGATTTATCGAGTTGGTTAGTTGATAAGAAAGGTTGA
- a CDS encoding glycosyltransferase, with translation MSSEKPTVLIYRDWLLPPSETFVLAQAEALERFTPYYIGSRLIKDGLRTPSERTLLLNERSPLGWMREACFKIAGFAPTLVAPAKRLNPLLIHAHFGIGGSLALPLKRYLQIPMIVTYHGYEEMIADEIAQKSYFSYRQYMQRREILKQEVSLFLTVSQQSKEYLLRQGFPSDKIVVHYTGIDTEVFQADPSIQREPIVLFVARLVEKKGCEYLIRAMSKVQALQPELELVLIGDGKLRSSLEAMAKASLHKYRFLGVQPPEVVKDWMNRAKIFCVPSITATTGEAEGFGMVFAEAQAMGLPVVSFASGAIPEAVAHGEVGFLATERNWEELANYLLLLAQNEDLWHRFHTYGPQRVRNLFDVRKQARLLEDIYQQVLKNKNKNLSIAALSS, from the coding sequence ATGTCTAGCGAAAAGCCCACTGTGCTGATTTACCGAGATTGGTTGTTACCGCCTTCGGAAACATTTGTTTTAGCACAGGCAGAAGCTCTAGAGCGCTTTACTCCTTACTATATAGGTTCCCGCTTAATCAAAGATGGTTTGCGCACTCCTTCAGAAAGAACATTACTGTTAAATGAAAGAAGTCCGCTTGGTTGGATGCGCGAAGCTTGCTTCAAGATTGCTGGCTTCGCTCCTACTTTAGTGGCTCCTGCTAAAAGACTAAATCCACTACTTATTCATGCTCATTTTGGTATAGGTGGTAGCTTAGCCTTACCGCTAAAACGCTATCTTCAAATTCCAATGATAGTGACCTACCACGGTTATGAAGAAATGATTGCTGATGAAATTGCGCAAAAATCATATTTTAGCTATCGGCAATATATGCAGCGTAGAGAAATCCTCAAGCAGGAAGTTAGTTTATTTCTAACTGTATCGCAGCAATCAAAAGAATATCTTTTACGGCAAGGATTTCCATCAGATAAAATTGTGGTTCACTACACTGGTATAGATACAGAAGTATTTCAAGCAGATCCATCAATACAACGCGAACCTATTGTTTTATTTGTAGCCCGTTTAGTCGAAAAAAAAGGCTGTGAGTACTTAATTCGAGCTATGAGCAAAGTACAGGCATTACAGCCTGAATTGGAATTAGTGCTAATTGGTGATGGAAAACTGCGTTCTTCTCTAGAGGCTATGGCAAAAGCCAGCCTACACAAATATCGTTTTCTTGGCGTACAGCCTCCAGAAGTTGTCAAGGATTGGATGAATCGAGCTAAGATATTTTGCGTTCCTAGTATCACGGCCACAACAGGCGAAGCTGAAGGTTTTGGAATGGTATTTGCAGAAGCACAAGCAATGGGGCTTCCAGTGGTTAGCTTTGCAAGCGGTGCAATTCCTGAAGCTGTTGCTCATGGCGAAGTTGGATTTTTAGCAACTGAGCGCAATTGGGAAGAACTCGCGAATTATCTTCTGTTACTAGCTCAAAATGAAGATTTATGGCATCGTTTCCATACGTATGGTCCTCAACGCGTTCGTAATTTATTTGATGTGCGAAAGCAAGCACGTTTGCTCGAGGATATTTATCAACAAGTATTGAAAAACAAAAATAAAAACTTAAGTATAGCTGCGCTATCGTCCTAA
- a CDS encoding sulfotransferase has protein sequence MTMPNFLVIGAAKAGTTALYYYLKQHPQIYMSPEKEPKFFALEGDKLDFRGPGDRENICKSAITTIEAYRQLFKGVTNEIAIGEASPLYLYSPKAAQCIKKYIPNAKLIAILRNPIERAYSGYIMHVREGRETAKNFAEALQQEETRIQNNWGWGHYINVGFYYTQLKRYLELFDREQIRVYLYEDLKANPINLVQDIFRFLGIDDTFLPDTSLKYNVAGVPKNETIKAAIKNFNAVKPAINFLLPDKVRHYVRSKIFEKPPALPQDIRQNLIEVYRQDVLNLQNFLQRDLSHWLQ, from the coding sequence ATGACAATGCCAAACTTTCTTGTTATTGGAGCAGCTAAAGCAGGAACAACTGCACTATATTACTATCTTAAGCAACACCCTCAAATATATATGAGTCCTGAAAAAGAACCAAAGTTTTTTGCACTAGAAGGAGATAAGTTAGATTTTCGAGGACCAGGCGATCGCGAGAACATCTGTAAAAGTGCCATCACCACTATTGAAGCATATCGTCAGCTATTTAAGGGAGTAACAAACGAAATTGCTATTGGTGAAGCTTCTCCATTATATCTTTATAGTCCTAAAGCTGCCCAATGTATTAAAAAATATATACCAAACGCCAAGCTAATAGCTATTCTGAGAAATCCAATAGAGCGAGCTTACTCTGGGTATATTATGCATGTACGAGAGGGAAGAGAAACAGCAAAAAACTTTGCTGAAGCTTTACAGCAAGAAGAAACTAGGATACAGAATAACTGGGGATGGGGGCATTACATTAATGTAGGATTTTACTACACTCAACTCAAGCGTTATTTAGAGCTTTTTGATAGAGAACAAATTAGAGTATATCTCTATGAAGATTTAAAAGCAAACCCGATTAATTTAGTACAAGATATTTTCAGATTTCTTGGTATTGATGACACATTTTTACCTGATACTTCATTAAAATATAATGTAGCTGGCGTGCCTAAAAATGAAACAATAAAAGCAGCTATAAAAAATTTTAATGCTGTTAAGCCTGCAATAAATTTTTTGCTTCCAGATAAAGTGCGTCATTATGTCAGAAGCAAAATCTTTGAAAAACCGCCAGCACTTCCACAAGATATTCGTCAAAACCTTATTGAAGTTTATCGGCAGGATGTTTTGAACCTGCAAAATTTCTTGCAAAGGGATCTATCCCATTGGTTGCAGTAA